In the Lactobacillus paragasseri genome, TAATAGTATTTACTGAAGAGTATTCATCTACTTTATTTTCTATCTCTTCTTTTGCATAATCGCGTACTGTAATTAAAATCTTTACCTTTCCAGAATTTAATTGTTGAACAAACGCTTTAAATATTTTCTCCAAATTTTCAATTTGATTTGCATCATCAAAAACAATTAATTTAGTAGAATCATCTGAAAATTCAACCTGAAGTTCGGATATTAGAGCATTAATATCATATACATTTCGTGCGAAAAAACTATTATTCAAGAAATTTCTTTTAGCAAATTCAAAGGCTAACCTCGTCTTTCCTACACCCGGTTTACCTGTGAGCACTATAATATTTTGTGTCTTAAAATATTCATTTATTTCTGCAAGCTCTTTTTCTCTATAAGCAAAATATGAATTTAATTTTGATCCACTAAATTGCTTATTATATTCTTCTCCAAATTCACTAATATTTTTTAGTTGCCTCGGTGGTAATGCAAATCCTAAATATTTATTGGCTAAATCACGGTACTTATCTTGAATATATTTGGCTAATTCAAAGTTTGAAATAAATTTAAACTCTATTTTTTCTTTCTTATACTTTTCTGTTAACGAGTCGATGTATTCTATGCTTACGTTTGATGTAGCTGAACAGTAAATAATCTTTTTTACATTGTGTTTATTAATATTCAATTCATTAAGTTTTTTTAAGTTGCTATTAATTTTTTGAATTAACCTACTCTCTTGTGATGTATATTCCATCAAATACACTTCACCATTATCATTTATAATATACGAATCTGGTGTTCCTTTAGTTGGTTTATTTTTACCATCTTCAGAACCAAGAGGATTTAATGTTCCTCCGAAAATACGAGATAAATATTCATCACAAAGTTTTTGAAAGGTTGTCGCATCAATTTCTTTAATAGCATTTTCGATTTTATTTAATTCGTTCATCCACTAAGTCACTTTCTTTCCATAAAAATAGTATACTTTCACAGAGATTCATTTAAATTATAAACAAAAAAACTTATCTATATCATATTGATTAGATAAGTTTTTTCTAGAATTATAACTTAGTCAACAACTTTTCTCCTTGTTGCAATTTGTCATGATTAGCAAGAACACCATCATCAAGATCTAAATCTACTGGACTTTGAGATAAGTGATCTAAGACTTGATCATACTTAACTAATTCATTCATTTGCTTATTAAGAGTTGAAATAATCTTTCGATATTTGCTCTTAGCACTTGCCGTTGTTTCCTGATCTAATAAATCATTATCAATTTCGATTAAATCATTCATTGCCGGCTGCAAATCGTGAAGATATTGGCGAACCATTGCAAGTTGTTCTGGAGTGTAGCGATGTAAGTACATTAATGCCTTAAATCCCTTGTTTCTACCAGAATTAAATTCCCAATAAATTGGACGTTTTTGATATATCTTAGCATGATCTTTGTAGAAATCATTGACGAAATAGTCACGTATAATCTGCTCTGCACTAACTCCACGTTCGAACTTCTTAGGATCCAAAGTTTGAGCAATGAAGTTCATATTATCCGTTAGATGATCTGAATCGAAAGACTTAGATAAGAACTCACGCAAACGAACAATGATATCACGCTCATCATCGAAATATTGACGATCGGTTAAGAGAATAATGTTTTCTTTGTTGGGCTTGAAGATTGAGTAAAGGGATGCATTCCAGTCACCGCCAGCATATGAAAGTCCATCCTGATCAAGTGAGTAACGGCCAAAGACACAACCGATAAAGTAAGATAGAAACGCTTTAATATCACGAACTTGATCTGCTTTACGGACAGAAACTTCCTTATCGTCTTCTTCTGGAGTTAATTCATTTTGTAAACCATAAAGATCAATAAAGATACGATTAAGCTCTTCTTCGTTGGCTTTAAGTTGGTTAAATCTATCTAAAGCTTCTTGCGACCAATTATTATAAGCTTGTTCTAAAGTTACAGCTTTATTTACTAATAACGGACTACGTTTGAAGTCCCATGATGTTTCAAATGCATCCCAATCTCGCCGTGATAACGCAATATTACTTTGAATAATTTCTTCACTATTGCCATAATTTAGTTTTAAAAGAGGGATTGATTCAATATTACCGATTTGAAAATTTATAGTAGGATTCAGTATTGATAGAAGATATTGTCCGACTTTAGTATTCAAAAGCCCCATAATTATTTTTAAGTCTTGATCTTTATAAAATAAAGACATCCCACTCACATCATGGATACTACCTGGTAAGCGATAACGCATTGAAAACAGACTACTTGTAATTAATGACCAAGTAACAGCAGGTTTAAAATAAAAATCTGTATTTTGCGGTCTTGATCTTATTTTCCCCCTACTATCCACAAAATGTCGTATTTCATACCCATCATTTTGCCAATTTACAACATAATCATAATTTCCATACCATTTACGATATGCTCCACCTTTATTATATGGAAACCACTTCTTTCTAGATTCAACCGATTCCTCAATATTATTACAATGAAAACCTATTCTATTAATATTAACTTCAAACCATTGGCGCAAAAATCTATTATTATTAGCAGTGGCCAATCCTTGCTTAGCATTAACTATTTTTCCCAATGACGTTCCATTTTCAAAATCTCTAATTATATTCTTACTTGCCCAATAAGCAATAGGACTGCCAGGAATCTTATAAAAATTGTCTTGACTAACTTGATATAAATCTTGTATATCTTTACCATCTACTATTTCTAGATACTTCTCTTCTTTCCCATCTTGTGAGCCATAGTCAACTAATCTTTCATAGCTACCTACATAGCCATCATTTTTTCTTTCCTGCAAAATAAACGTGGTAGTTTGAACGACTTCACCACCAATTTCTTCAAATGCGCGTGTACCTAAATGCGCCATATTGATAATTGTATGCTTTTGCAATTTCTTTCTTAACTTTTCAAAATTAGATAGAAACATCCAAGAATGCATAGTAACCATACCAATGTATCCATCATCTTTAGTCGTACTCACTAATTTTTCCATGAACACACTAAATAAATCAGCTTTTGAATCTGGATAATTTTTTTGGACATATTTTTTAAGGGGAACGTCCATCTTTCCACCGCCCATATATGGTGGATTGGTTACACTAACATCATATTTATTGTTAAGAACCTCAACAACATTCAAGATGCTTTCTAGTTCTTCTTTTACTGTATCTGACAAAAGGTCAATTTGTCCTTCATCATTATCTGAACCTATTAGTTTTTTTAAACCACTAATATCAATATCCTTGTTAATATTAATAATCGAACCCAAATCATCCCCATATTTAAAGACATCTAAAATACTTTTCAGATCAGATCTAGTTTTATCTTTATCTATGTTCGAAGAACTATCAATTATATTTTGATAGTTTTCAATATCGTATCTGGATCTTGGAACGTCAAAGAGATTTATACTATAATCTCTTCTAAATAAACGGCGATCTTTTTCTCTAGCCTTCATTAACAAAGCAAAATTTGATAGCTGATATGCTCGCTTGTCAATATCGAGTCCATAAAGATTATTCTTAAGAATTGAAGTTGCGGCATCCCTCTTGGAATATCCTTCCGACTCATAAATCTGCATAAAAACATCAAAAGCATATACAAGGATGTGTCCTGAACCCATTGCTGGATCAACGAATTTAATATCTTTTACGTCTTTATTTGCCAACTCTTTGTCTAAGACAATATTGTTTTGATCTGAAGCCGGCATATAGTATCTCCAGCCAAATTCATTTGCAATTTCGTTTTCAGAGCGTTCGTCTCCTCTACTATGAAGAATATTTATCCAATATCTTCCCAAAGAATTTTCTACCATGTAACGAACAATCCAATCGGGTGTAAATAATTGAGTTACCGGTGCAATATCATCTGTTTGATACTTTTTCTTTTTAAATGCCGTATCTTTTAATTCACTATTGTAATATTGATAAAGCCATCCAATAATTTGAACTTGTCCTTCCTCATTTACATCAAAATAACTCGCAGGAATTTCATTAATCAAATCTTGAATAACACCACGGTTATAATTAGGTGTAAACAGCAACTTCAAATAATCATTAGTTTTTTCAAACAAACCCGGCAAAATATCACTTAATTCATCACATTGCTTAATAAAAAGCATTGCATAAAGCTTATCCATCAATTCAGGGGTTCTCTCAGTCAAAGCAGTCGAAATTAATTCTTTTTCTGAATCACTATAGCCACCTAAATCATCTTCAATCTCCATTGCTTCATTAATGATATCAGGTTCAGCCTTACCTTCTTCACTAGTTAAGACACTTACCCTACTTGGCAGATAATTGTTAACTTCCATAAATCTAATTGCGATAATTCTGTTGAACCAAGTGTAGGCAACTTCTTCAACAAAATCATTAAAGACAGTCTTAGGGTCATCATCATATCCCCTATTTTTTAATTCATTAACAACATCTTTTCGCCAGCCAATTTGTTTACCAGTTAAAGCATTACTTTCATTATCGTCTACATAGTACTTTTTATCTTTAGTAGAAATAGAAAGTTCCTCATTAATCTTTTCATCTGTAATACCCAAATTAGCTAGCTGAACTTCCGTTGTATCTCTCAAACTTTTTCTAGCATTAATTGCAAATTTTTTGATTTTATTTTTGTCCATACTTTTTCAAATCTCTCTAAACTTCAAATAATTACTATTAATTATAACAAGAAAAAAGACTGATATTAAAATCAGTCTCTTTCTTAACTACTTAAAGTCAATATTGATAATATCGCTATCCTCTAATTCTTTTTCAAGACTTACTTTCAAAGCGTTTAAATATTTATCAATATCTGATTCACTCTCAATCTTCCAGCTATCTTCTGGAACCACATCATAAATCTTCTTAAAGATGGTTTTCTTAATTTTTACAGTTGGATTAGGTTGAGGTGAAGGCGAAACTTTAACCGTTTCTTTTTGCTTGTTATCTGGATTAGTGACGTCTTCTACAACATTCCTTGCAGCAGCTTCTTGTTCCTGTTGAGCCTTCTCAGCTAACTTTTGGCTTACTTCTGAAATTTTATTTCTTAATCTCTCATTAGCAGAATCAATAGCATTATCTAAACTAATTAAATTCAAGAATGCATTTTCATCGCTACTTTCATTATATTGATCTGCACGATCACTTATCGATTTAAGAGTGTTGTTAACCTCAGCAAAAAGTTCATCGCTTTCTTTTTTAGGAAATTCTGCATCAGTTACTAAACTCTTAAGTCGATCATAGCTTTCATTAACCTTGCCTATGATTTTCTCATGGACTTTATCCATGTCATCACTATACAAAGAAACGAATTCAGAATTCAAATTTTTCAATTTAGGAATAGAAATATTGAATTGATCCATATCTAAATACTTCTCAAGTTCATTAGCTATTTCCTTTAAATTTTCATCTTCAATAAATCCCTTAGCATGATTAAAACGTGCTAAATAGCTATTAGATTTTCTCCAAATTTTTTCTTGGTCACTAATATTACCAATATCACCATAAAATTGTAGAATAGCTTTATCTTCAACCTCATCACGCCAATCCTCTAAATCATCTAAGTGTTTAGAAATAATTGAAAAGATTTGATCGCTATCAGGAACCATAGATATCTGTTTTAAGCTGTTAATTCCCTCATGTAGAATATCTTTACCAGGATATTTATTATCATGGTTGTAATTTAGTATATCTTCAAGAATTCTAACTTTTTGTTGTGTCTTCTTTTTAATCTCATCAGCTAATTGCTCAGAAGTGGCACCATCTGGAAGAACTAAACTGACTTCTAAAACATCACTTGCAAATTCTTTGGCATCTTTCTTTTCGCGTGCAGAGATTTCTTTAACAGGCTTCATCGTCAATCTTGATAGATTACTCTTACTGATAAAATATCGCTGAATTGATTTTGGATCCTTACGCGCTTCATCTAAAGAGATCTTAGAATTATTGAAATAGATCTTAAGCTTACCATCAGAAAATGCTTTAGCAACTAGCCAAGCAGTATCATTTGGCTTATAACCATACGGAATTTTACCAAAACGATCAACCACACTAGACAAGGAAATATTATTCATTAAACCAGCTTGTCCATTTATATATTCGATTACCGCATTAATTGCTTGCTCATTATCAGTTAAAAGTACATCATTTTGATTACCCTTTAATACATTAAGAATATCTTGATCAGATTTAACATCATCAATATATTGCAGATTTCGGTAATTAGCATCAATAATTGTCTTTTTAGCTTCAGCTAAACGACTAGTAAAGTTATTGCCCTTAGCTAATACATCGCCATCAACATAAATATCAGCATCAAGCAAATCATCTTCCAACATTTTTTGTGTATTACGCTCGATATCTTTTGCTTGACTGTTTCGATTGGCCGCAATATATCTAATCTTTTCATCAGATCTTGATTCCGGCTTTTGCATATATTCTTTGATTTTTTCTACTTGTCTGTAGTTCTCAATATACCGATCATCATCTTTTAAAACAACAATGATGTTACGGTTATCACCTGACTGCTGCTTATAATCAATTTCACGATAGTTTCCAGATTGCAGTGGGGATACGATCCTAATATTCAAATCATTTTTTAGAGGATTCAATCCTGTTCCATCAATATACATATTAAATTCAAAAATATATTGATTTTTCTTTTTAGGATAAACATACTTAGAATCTATTAAATTAGACGTAAACAAGTAACTACCTATTTCACGAACAATTTTTTGATCATCTATATCAATCGCATTAATTGCTTCATTAACTTCTTGTTCTGAATCAGTTAGGAACTCATATGTGTCAAGATTCTTTTGAATAAGATTCTGCCTAATTAAAACACTCAAAGCATCTTTAACCTTGGCAGTCAATTCTTGACGATCTTGATTAATGTCGTCCAAAAGCAGCGTAGTAATATTTTCAAGAGTTGATGGATAATTATCGACATAGCGAACCATAAATAAAACAGCCAAGACTTGAATATTGAAACTATCTTTAGCTATATATGTATCACCCATTGCTTGATCAAATACAGCTTGGTGATCATGATTGAGGAATTCTTTCATTCCAATAAAGAAAGCAGAAAACGGAACAAGTTTGCCTAAATCATCATCTTCGTATCTTCTAGTAGCCTCTTGGAAAGTAGCTAGCATAGAACGTTCACCATCCGACATATGACTACCGCTAGCACCATGTTTACGGACAGCTGATAATACATTTTTTAGCAAACTAAATTGATATGGTATAAATGGATAATTATCAACAAAAGATTGAGAATCCTCATATTTTTCTCTTTTTATAGCATCACTGAAATTAATCTTATTGTTAATGCTATATTCATTTTGAGTAAATAGATCATCTAATTCTTCCTTTGCTAATGGCTTTTTATCCAATAAACGTTTCCGGATAACTTCATCAGCATTAGCAGAGCTCATTGAGATTAGAGTATTAAATCTACCCTGAATCTTTGAAAAATCACGTTCATGTTTATGGAAATTGCCTGTAACTTCATCCATTTGTTGCTGAGAGGTTACTACAACCCAAGCACGTCCATGGCATTGAATTCCGAGCTGCTCAACAATAGTTTGTAAGTTAAGCATCTTGTTATCATCTTCACCGATAAACTGCCCTACTTCATCAGCCAAAAATACAAAATGATGGTTACCACCCTTTTTATCAAGATAGTCTTTTACCAATTTGGCAAATCCAATAGCATCAATACTGAACTTTTTACTTAGAAATTCATTGATATAATTTTGTGCATCTATTTCATCTAATGCACCAGAGTTAATTAATGCAGGTTTAATACGCGTATTCAACATAATCGCATATCTACTTCTGGTTTCTTCCCAAGAGGAGTGATTTTCCGGATCAAGATCTTGAAAAGCCTTCTTAAATGCATCATATTTTCCAATACTATCCAGCCAACGCTCCATATCAGCAACTTCTGCAATTGGAGAATATCCTAACTGTTCATTAAACACTTTAAGAAATACGTTTAAAATAGCACTACTATCATTGGCTGAATTGGAGTCTGCTTTAGAATCAATATTAAATAAGGCAACATCAGTTGATACACTTGTAGCTTTTTCAATAGCATTAGATAAATGGTTATCATCAAATTTTCCATCTTCTAAAAAATAGTCTACTGCTTTACGTCCATCAACTATATCATTTTCTAAAAGATAAGATAAAATTTTTAAGAAGTGTGATTTACCTGAACCAAAAAAACCACTAATCCATGCTCCCATTTTATCTGTAGGTACATCAATACTTTTATCATAAGCATCAAAAAAGCGAGTAAAATCATTCTTTAATTCATCAGTAATAACATACTCTTCAAGTTCTTGTTTCTTAATTTTTTCACTATCTTGACCAATTTTAATAACTCCGCGAATATCTCGATCAATATCTTTTTTGAAAATATTCTTTATTTTTGTCATACTTATTATCCCTAATCTAATCTAAACGCTCTGTAATAATTTTGATCCTTAACTTCTCCAAACGCTCTTAAGCTCTTTTCATCATAATTACCCGGATAAAATAACACAACTGGATTTTCATCCAAAACTTGATGCATCGTATTTAAAATTTTATGAGCTCTGATAATAGGATACGTTTTGCCTAGTCCTACTATAAATACAATACAATTTTCTGGTAATCTATCTTTTATATACTGAACAATTAAATTATTATTTTCACTCATTTCTAGAATGTTATTAATCTGTGCAATTAATACGTCAAAGCCTTGATCTTTTTCAATTTCTTCAAGGATTGGGATAGGATCAGTACCTGTATATTTTTTCTGATCCTTTAGCAAGGTCATCATAACATTATAAATATCAAAAACTTTTAGGTTCACTCTAGAAGCAAGAGCACTCTCTTTTATCTTAGCTATTTTTTTACGAACTTCTAATTCTTGATTAGCTGGATAGTCAAAAATCCAATATCCTACTTCATTAGACAGTCCCTTATTTTTTTGAAACTTGGGATCAATCATTTTTTCTTTTAAATGTTCAAATCTAAGATTAATATCTTCCATCATTATATTTCTCCTAGAGCAGCCAATTCAAAGTCTAATTTTTCTTCTTTCATAATAGTGATTAGTTGTGAATCTATTAATGGAAAAAGTAGCTTATCCTCATTAGATTTAACATTCTCTAACAATCCCCCATCTCTCAAGAAAGTCTTCAAAGCTCCTTTAAGACGTTTAAAAGTATTAAGAGACCATTTTGCAACCTCAGGACTTTCGATTCTTTTCTGGTTAAGAAATGATTCTACTTCATAATCTTGTAAAATATTTTCACGCATAATTACTTTAGGTCGATATACATCATAAACAAATTCATTAAGAATTTTACTTGTTAACATCATAGATATTAGTGACACTATCTTTTGATTTGTAGGATTTAAAGATGGAAAAATATCTATAATAGTCTTTGGTAAAGCATCAATTCTGACAGATAAATTTCTTGAACAACGTCTAGCTCGAGATTTGCTAGACATTTTAAATATATTTTCTTTATCGCTAAGATGTTTTATTTCATCAATACTTTTTCCTGATTGATAAAGTTCAATAAATTGTGCAAACTCCGGCAACCAAATTGCATATGAAGCAATTCCACCATTATAAGTACGTGACATTTTATCCCCTCAAATTTCTAATTATTGCATAATGCTATCTGCATTAAAACAATCATGCTTAATACATTATATATGACTATTATCTTTTTTAGCAGTATTTCTTAAATCAACTTTTATCAAATAAAGAAGCATGTCTTCACATCCAAGTGGAAGTCATGCTTTTATTCTCCGATATTATAAAATTCAGCAGCTTTTAGTAGAAATTCTTTCATAAACGGCAAAGAAAATGAAACCTTTCCGTATCCCGCTTCAATAATAACTTGACTGTCAATCAAACGCTGACGATATTGTGAGACATAATTAGAACTTTTATTCATTTGTTTTCTAATATGACTTATTTCAACAACATCATTATCGCTTTTTGCCATAATCATTAAGAATTTTTGATCAGTTGGAGATAATTCAGAAATAATTTTTGTATAGGCATTCTTATAAAGATCATTTTTAAACAAAGGCAGAATGTCATCTATATCACTTTCAGTTATGTGATCAGTTGCATGCTTCCAAACATAGTATCCCAAATCTTGGAATGCATAAGCATAGCCTTTAGTTAATTTTGTCATTCTCATTAAATTGGCTTCACTGATTTTTTTATTTGCACGTTCAAATGCCTTTTGATAACGGAATTGAATATCAAAAGCGTCTAACGGTCCTAACGGAATTCGTCCACTTCTCAGAAGAAAAGTTAAAACGTCATTATTTTGAAGTTCTGATACATTTTTAGGTAATCCAGTCATCATAATGTTAATAGGATATTCTTTTAAGACCATTATTTGGTAAATAGATGCTAGATTTACTATTTCTGGTGTTTCTTTTACTTCATCAATAGTATTTAAAGCCTTTTTTATTTTACTGCCGGCTTCTCGGTAGATAATTTGAATTAGAGTCTCTAAAAGATCGTTTGTCATAGCTAAATAAACAATAATCCAATTATCCTTTTTTACTAAATTAGAAGTAATGTCAGCTAAAAGAGAAGTCTTTCCCACACCCCGCATACCATAAAATCATCGAAGTTTGATAAGGACCTGTCCCGTCTTCAAGAGATTCGACGATGTTCTCAACTAACTTGTCTCTTCCCAAATATATTTGCGGAACTTTACCAAAGTTAGGATCAAATGTTTTTTTAGTTTCGTATTTCTCACCTCTATTTTAGATCTCTTTAGATCTAATTACATAATAAAAAGCAAGATATTACACTTGCTAAAATAAAATCTAAACTATTTATTACATTGCTTCTCTTATATTATGAAATACTTTTAATATCTAATTTTCTACAAAGAAAAAACTCTGCCAAAATCAATTAGCAGAGTTTTCCTTTAATCTTCTTCTAAAGTTGAAGCTAATTTTTTATTTTTAACAAAATGAACAACTAATCCAATTGCCAAACCAACTAAAGCTGGCACAAGCCATGAAAGCCCCATGTTAGCTAAGGGTAAATGGTTTCTTACAGAAGCTACTGCTAAACCAAATGAGCTTTGACTGACAACACTTGGAAAGGCTACAACCATATCGCCCAAGGCCGGAACAACTGTAAAGACGATTACAAAGAAATATACAACTCCATCAGTCTTAAACAATGGTGAGCAGACAGACAATAAAATTAATACCATTGATAATGGGTATAAGAACATCAGCATCGGAGTTGACCATGCAATGATTGTATCTAAACCAAAGTTAGCAGCTAAGAATGAAGCTAAACAGCTAAGTGCTAGCCAAGCGTGGTAGCTAACTTGTGGGAAGTGTTTGTGGAAGTCTTGCGCAAAAGCAGCAACTAAACCAACAGCAGTGGTCAAGCAAGTAACAGTTAATAAAAATGCAAGTAAAGCTTGACCGAAGACACCGCCATAAACATTAACGATTTGGTTAAATGCAACACCACCGTTGTCTGAAACTTTAAAGCGGCCTAATGACATTGCACCCATTAAGATCAATAATAAGTAGATAAAACCGATAGCTAGTACAGCTAACAAACCAGACTTAGCAACAACTTTTGAAACACTTTTAGCATTCTTTTGTCCCATTCCGCGTACTGCTGTAACAACAGTAACACCGAAGGCTAGTCCTGCCAAAGCATCCATTGTATTGTATCCTTCTAAGAATCCGTTCACTAAAGCGCCATGCTTGTAAGCAGCAGTTACAGCTGCGGTTTGCGGGTTACCTAATGGACGAGCAAAAGCTACAAGGAATACTAAGAATAGTAGAGATAAAAATAGTGGGTTTAATACTTTACCAACATTAGATAAGATGTTGTTTTGATGGTAAGAAAAACCAAAAGCTGCTAAGAAAAACAAAGCAGAAAAGATTAATAAGGCTGTTCCTTGCATATTTTTAGGAACAAATGGTGCAATCCCAACTGTAAATGAAACAGTTGCAGTTCTCGGTGTACCAAATAAAGGACCAATTGTAGCATGGATCAAGACCATAAATACAACTGCAAAACCAGCACCTAGCGGTTTTCCGATATCATAAACGCCATCAGCATGCGTAATTGCAACAGCTAAAACGGATAATAAAGGCAGTAATACACCCGTGATTAAAAATCCAACTGCGGCTGTACCCCAATTTGCTCCAGCGAGTTGTCCCAAGTGCAATGGGAAAATCAAGTTACCAGCCCCAAAGAATAAACCGAATAGCAAGGAAGCGACCACTAAATAATCCTTCCATGTTAATTTTCGTGATGTATGATCTGTCATCATATTCTTTCCCTCCAAAAAATATCTCTGAATACAAAAAAGCCCCTCAACTAAATTACTTAGTTGAGGGACGCTTCAGCGTGGTACCACCCTTTGTTCGTATTGCTATCACTAGTAATACCTTTCACGTGCAGTCAATTACTTGACGATACGTAGGCACTATAATGGGTGCTCCCACTTCTTCTCACTTAAAATTAAGAATCAGAACTCGAAAGTGATTTTCACTTAATCTTACAATTTATCTCCTCACACCTAACGAGATTCGCTGAAAATTAAGATTATGCTACTCTTCTTTCTCTTTGTTTTCAGATTAATTAAATTTGTTAATAATCATTTTAATATAAACATCATAAATGTCAACAGTTTTTTATAAATTTGTTTTTTGCTTATTCAATATTCATTATTTAAAAATAAACCATTTTTTAAATCTTCAATGATCAGCCAGTTTCTTTTCAACTAAATTACTTAACCGTATTATCACCAGATAAAGTACTTAAAATAATAGTACCAGCATTATTTGTACTATCTCCTTCGGCAGCTGCTTCATTTTTTCCGAATAACGAATTATCTCCACTTAAAGTACTTAGTTGATATTGAGCAGCTTTTACATCTTCAACTAAGTTATCGCCCGAAGTAGTTGAAGCCTTAAATTGATCAAGGACTAAACTATTTTTCAGTGTAAAATCGCCACTTACTAGTTGGGCTTTTCCTTGTTTTACTGTAACTTCTTTGAGATTAATATCTCCAGAGGTTGTGGTTAATTTAACTTCGTCAGTTTGTACTGTTCTTAGACTTACATCTCCGCTTACAACAGAGATAACTAAAGAATCAAGATTTAAACTCTTAAAATCTGTATCACCACTTACTGAAGAAACTTTTACCGCACCTAATTGATGACCATCAGGAACTGTAACAACTAAAGCACCACTATCGCTTTGACTAACTATATTTACTTCAATAAAATCTTTTCTCCAAAACTTTCCGTGCTTACGCTCTACTCTCGGTTCTTCAATTTCAAGTGTATCATCTTTAAGCTCAACGCTCGGCTTTTCATCTTCAGATCCACAATAGTGAACTTCAAACTTATTACCAGTTTCAACTTTAAGATCAAGATCAATTAAATCAAGATTCAAATTATTAAAACTATCACTGCTTAAAACTTCATCAACAACTTTATCTTTAGTTTCGTCATTTTTATTGAAAAACATTTTATGTACCTCTTTTTATTATTCATTAATTAATCTTATTTGAATTTAATTTTACTATCATAGAGATGCTTTTCAATGAAATTTGACTAAGTGGTTAAAAATTATACCTAACATGCAACAAAAAACAACCTAAGCTATTTTTTACTAACTTTATTATCAAACTATTCAACCACTATAAAATACGAAAGCCACATTCTGATAAGGACATTCTTTCTTTACCAAAATGCGG is a window encoding:
- a CDS encoding DUF1819 family protein, giving the protein MSRTYNGGIASYAIWLPEFAQFIELYQSGKSIDEIKHLSDKENIFKMSSKSRARRCSRNLSVRIDALPKTIIDIFPSLNPTNQKIVSLISMMLTSKILNEFVYDVYRPKVIMRENILQDYEVESFLNQKRIESPEVAKWSLNTFKRLKGALKTFLRDGGLLENVKSNEDKLLFPLIDSQLITIMKEEKLDFELAALGEI
- a CDS encoding DUF1788 domain-containing protein: MMEDINLRFEHLKEKMIDPKFQKNKGLSNEVGYWIFDYPANQELEVRKKIAKIKESALASRVNLKVFDIYNVMMTLLKDQKKYTGTDPIPILEEIEKDQGFDVLIAQINNILEMSENNNLIVQYIKDRLPENCIVFIVGLGKTYPIIRAHKILNTMHQVLDENPVVLFYPGNYDEKSLRAFGEVKDQNYYRAFRLD
- the brxC gene encoding BREX system P-loop protein BrxC; amino-acid sequence: MTKIKNIFKKDIDRDIRGVIKIGQDSEKIKKQELEEYVITDELKNDFTRFFDAYDKSIDVPTDKMGAWISGFFGSGKSHFLKILSYLLENDIVDGRKAVDYFLEDGKFDDNHLSNAIEKATSVSTDVALFNIDSKADSNSANDSSAILNVFLKVFNEQLGYSPIAEVADMERWLDSIGKYDAFKKAFQDLDPENHSSWEETRSRYAIMLNTRIKPALINSGALDEIDAQNYINEFLSKKFSIDAIGFAKLVKDYLDKKGGNHHFVFLADEVGQFIGEDDNKMLNLQTIVEQLGIQCHGRAWVVVTSQQQMDEVTGNFHKHERDFSKIQGRFNTLISMSSANADEVIRKRLLDKKPLAKEELDDLFTQNEYSINNKINFSDAIKREKYEDSQSFVDNYPFIPYQFSLLKNVLSAVRKHGASGSHMSDGERSMLATFQEATRRYEDDDLGKLVPFSAFFIGMKEFLNHDHQAVFDQAMGDTYIAKDSFNIQVLAVLFMVRYVDNYPSTLENITTLLLDDINQDRQELTAKVKDALSVLIRQNLIQKNLDTYEFLTDSEQEVNEAINAIDIDDQKIVREIGSYLFTSNLIDSKYVYPKKKNQYIFEFNMYIDGTGLNPLKNDLNIRIVSPLQSGNYREIDYKQQSGDNRNIIVVLKDDDRYIENYRQVEKIKEYMQKPESRSDEKIRYIAANRNSQAKDIERNTQKMLEDDLLDADIYVDGDVLAKGNNFTSRLAEAKKTIIDANYRNLQYIDDVKSDQDILNVLKGNQNDVLLTDNEQAINAVIEYINGQAGLMNNISLSSVVDRFGKIPYGYKPNDTAWLVAKAFSDGKLKIYFNNSKISLDEARKDPKSIQRYFISKSNLSRLTMKPVKEISAREKKDAKEFASDVLEVSLVLPDGATSEQLADEIKKKTQQKVRILEDILNYNHDNKYPGKDILHEGINSLKQISMVPDSDQIFSIISKHLDDLEDWRDEVEDKAILQFYGDIGNISDQEKIWRKSNSYLARFNHAKGFIEDENLKEIANELEKYLDMDQFNISIPKLKNLNSEFVSLYSDDMDKVHEKIIGKVNESYDRLKSLVTDAEFPKKESDELFAEVNNTLKSISDRADQYNESSDENAFLNLISLDNAIDSANERLRNKISEVSQKLAEKAQQEQEAAARNVVEDVTNPDNKQKETVKVSPSPQPNPTVKIKKTIFKKIYDVVPEDSWKIESESDIDKYLNALKVSLEKELEDSDIINIDFK
- a CDS encoding ATP-binding protein, encoding MGKTSLLADITSNLVKKDNWIIVYLAMTNDLLETLIQIIYREAGSKIKKALNTIDEVKETPEIVNLASIYQIMVLKEYPINIMMTGLPKNVSELQNNDVLTFLLRSGRIPLGPLDAFDIQFRYQKAFERANKKISEANLMRMTKLTKGYAYAFQDLGYYVWKHATDHITESDIDDILPLFKNDLYKNAYTKIISELSPTDQKFLMIMAKSDNDVVEISHIRKQMNKSSNYVSQYRQRLIDSQVIIEAGYGKVSFSLPFMKEFLLKAAEFYNIGE